In Anaerostipes hadrus ATCC 29173 = JCM 17467, a single genomic region encodes these proteins:
- the dprA gene encoding DNA-processing protein DprA: MEDKLYWYWLCGKVRLPIKKQKELMDIFIHPKELYKINPAILKQHMTQLEYDRFVHSRDETAIQKGYEALYRENIRFIIQKEAAYPNRLRKIYDAPYGIFQKGQPYEEKELSIAIVGSRYPTTYGFEISKKFAKELAQQGVQIVSGLARGVDGTVHREIIDKKGQAVGVLGCGIDLIYPKENFQLFYDMYANQTVISEYPPGSEPLKWHFPERNRIISGLSDGILVTEARARSGSLITADCGLDQNKEVFAVPGMITDKHCQGCHGLIKQGAKLVENVDDILTEFSEFTGFSRKFPKHSAKSLAKAEKRVYDMLSLKPKYIDEIFSTSQDSYEEVIQALFQLEAKGYIKQIHQNLYIKKM; encoded by the coding sequence ATGGAAGATAAATTATATTGGTACTGGCTATGCGGCAAAGTCCGATTGCCGATCAAGAAGCAAAAAGAATTGATGGATATCTTCATTCATCCAAAAGAACTCTATAAGATCAACCCAGCAATCTTAAAACAACACATGACACAACTTGAATACGATCGTTTCGTTCATTCCAGAGATGAAACAGCAATTCAGAAAGGCTATGAAGCCTTGTATCGTGAAAATATTCGTTTTATCATTCAAAAAGAAGCTGCTTACCCGAATCGATTGAGGAAGATCTACGATGCTCCGTATGGGATTTTTCAAAAAGGTCAGCCATATGAAGAAAAAGAACTGTCAATAGCGATCGTTGGATCAAGATATCCGACAACTTATGGATTCGAAATCTCAAAAAAGTTCGCAAAAGAGCTGGCTCAGCAAGGTGTACAGATCGTAAGTGGACTCGCAAGGGGCGTAGATGGGACGGTTCACCGTGAAATAATCGACAAAAAAGGACAGGCTGTTGGGGTTTTAGGATGTGGGATCGATCTCATTTACCCAAAAGAAAATTTTCAGTTATTTTATGACATGTATGCGAATCAGACAGTTATTTCTGAGTACCCGCCAGGCAGTGAACCGCTCAAATGGCATTTTCCAGAAAGGAACCGAATCATCAGTGGATTAAGTGATGGAATCCTCGTCACAGAAGCCAGAGCAAGGAGCGGATCGCTGATCACGGCGGATTGCGGGCTTGATCAGAACAAAGAAGTGTTCGCGGTTCCCGGAATGATCACAGACAAACATTGTCAAGGGTGTCATGGATTGATCAAACAAGGAGCAAAATTAGTTGAAAATGTCGACGATATTTTAACAGAATTTTCAGAATTCACGGGATTTTCACGAAAATTTCCAAAGCATAGTGCAAAATCTCTTGCAAAGGCAGAAAAAAGGGTGTATGATATGTTGAGTTTGAAACCGAAATATATTGATGAGATCTTTAGTACATCCCAAGATTCTTATGAAGAAGTGATCCAAGCTTTATTTCAATTAGAAGCGAAAGGATATATCAAACAGATCCATCAGAACTTATATATCAAAAAAATGTAA
- a CDS encoding YifB family Mg chelatase-like AAA ATPase: MSIIYQEVITGIVSGVSGKLIHVEVEIRNGLPYFTMVGYLSKESMEAKERVASALRSIGHPLPSMKITVNLSPANIRKNGTAFDFPIAVAFLGCLNLIDASKLDDICIMGELGLNGKIRGVGNCLPIVLEARKQGIHKFFAASEDENSLRGIEDIEVVFMDSLQDVLDYFHGTYHQKSCRSATTYQKEESEEDFSDIIGQQHLKRAMEIAVTGRHHLLIIGSPGSGKTMAARRIPTILPQLSKEEKMEVQAIYDATGIPRYLEDNTRPFRQPHPMIPKAAFLGGGKTPTAGEITLAHHGILFLDEFMEFKTECIEALRQPLEDGTIDITRNGIYHKFPADFQLIATMNPCPCGYGLEDGICRCTYHEKKRYLKKLSGPILDRFDMVLCLSKKEADTQKIQKESQETSDQIKERIETTIQREKKLLKNYQCSDTSHLSHIQLNKLLHLSKECKEILDIAYRSGKITRRGMDKILKVALTIMLMENESEIKPIHLMEAMTFRNTGFIKEVLEYGR, from the coding sequence TTGAGTATTATTTATCAGGAAGTAATCACAGGAATCGTCAGTGGAGTGAGTGGAAAGCTCATCCACGTAGAAGTAGAGATCAGAAACGGCCTGCCATATTTTACAATGGTAGGCTATCTTTCCAAAGAATCCATGGAAGCAAAAGAGCGGGTTGCATCAGCACTGCGCTCCATCGGCCATCCCTTACCGTCGATGAAGATCACCGTTAATTTATCCCCAGCCAATATAAGAAAGAACGGAACCGCGTTCGATTTCCCGATCGCCGTGGCCTTTTTAGGATGCCTGAATTTAATCGATGCAAGCAAGTTAGATGACATCTGTATCATGGGAGAATTAGGACTAAACGGCAAGATCAGAGGTGTAGGAAACTGCCTTCCGATCGTTTTAGAAGCAAGAAAACAAGGAATTCACAAGTTCTTTGCGGCAAGTGAAGATGAGAATTCTCTAAGAGGGATTGAAGATATTGAAGTGGTATTTATGGACAGTTTACAGGATGTCCTGGACTATTTTCATGGAACATATCATCAAAAAAGTTGCAGAAGTGCAACAACTTATCAAAAGGAAGAGTCAGAAGAAGACTTCAGTGACATCATCGGACAACAACATTTAAAAAGAGCGATGGAGATCGCGGTCACTGGAAGACATCATCTATTGATCATTGGTTCCCCAGGTTCAGGAAAAACAATGGCAGCCAGAAGGATCCCGACCATTCTCCCACAACTATCAAAAGAAGAGAAGATGGAAGTTCAGGCAATCTATGATGCCACTGGAATTCCACGGTATTTAGAAGACAATACCAGACCATTTCGCCAGCCACATCCAATGATCCCGAAAGCTGCATTCCTTGGAGGCGGCAAGACGCCGACGGCAGGAGAGATCACATTAGCACATCATGGCATTTTATTTCTGGACGAATTTATGGAATTTAAAACAGAATGTATCGAAGCACTCAGACAGCCATTGGAAGATGGAACGATCGATATCACCAGAAATGGGATCTACCACAAGTTTCCGGCAGACTTTCAACTGATCGCCACCATGAATCCATGTCCTTGTGGTTATGGATTGGAAGATGGGATCTGCCGATGTACTTATCATGAAAAAAAGCGTTATCTAAAGAAATTGTCCGGTCCGATCTTAGACCGTTTTGACATGGTCCTATGTCTAAGTAAAAAAGAGGCTGATACACAGAAGATACAAAAAGAGAGTCAAGAAACATCCGATCAGATCAAAGAACGCATCGAAACAACCATCCAAAGAGAAAAAAAGTTATTAAAAAACTATCAATGCAGTGATACCAGCCATTTAAGCCACATACAGTTAAACAAGCTCCTTCATTTATCCAAAGAATGCAAAGAGATTTTAGATATCGCCTATCGATCTGGCAAGATCACAAGGCGAGGAATGGATAAGATTTTAAAAGTAGCACTGACGATCATGCTTATGGAAAATGAATCAGAGATCAAACCGATCCACCTGATGGAAGCCATGACCTTCAGAAATACAGGATTTATCAAAGAGGTGCTTGAATATGGAAGATAA
- the nrdR gene encoding transcriptional regulator NrdR, whose amino-acid sequence MRCPYCGSENSRVVDSRPAEDNNAIRRRRQCDECGKRFTTYEKIETEPLSVIKKDKTRQLYDRNKIRNGIVQSCHKLPVSMGQIEAAIDEIETKIYNMGTREVETSVIGEMVMDKLKDLNEVAYVRFAAIYREFKDVNTFMSELKKLLK is encoded by the coding sequence ATGAGATGCCCATATTGTGGAAGTGAGAATTCCAGAGTCGTAGATTCCAGACCGGCAGAAGACAACAATGCGATCCGTAGAAGAAGACAATGTGACGAATGCGGAAAACGTTTTACAACTTATGAGAAGATAGAGACAGAACCGTTGAGTGTCATCAAGAAAGACAAGACACGACAACTCTACGATCGAAACAAGATCCGGAATGGAATCGTACAATCCTGTCACAAACTCCCAGTATCCATGGGGCAGATCGAAGCAGCGATCGATGAGATCGAGACAAAGATCTATAACATGGGAACAAGAGAAGTTGAAACATCTGTGATCGGAGAGATGGTCATGGACAAATTAAAGGATTTAAATGAAGTTGCATACGTAAGATTTGCAGCCATTTACCGTGAATTCAAAGATGTGAACACATTTATGAGTGAATTAAAGAAATTATTAAAATAA
- a CDS encoding PRC-barrel domain-containing protein — protein MKFLELRQKDVINCNTGECLGFVLDLEFEIHTGKICYLIVPKTTKMLICVGKNKVYKIPYKCIVRIGRDTILVDINEKECLK, from the coding sequence ATGAAATTTCTCGAACTTCGGCAAAAAGATGTGATCAATTGTAATACAGGAGAATGTTTAGGCTTTGTCCTAGACCTCGAATTTGAAATCCATACGGGTAAGATCTGTTATCTGATCGTTCCCAAAACAACGAAGATGCTCATATGCGTTGGCAAGAATAAAGTTTACAAAATCCCCTACAAATGCATTGTAAGGATCGGCAGAGATACGATTCTAGTCGATATCAACGAAAAAGAATGCCTGAAATAA
- a CDS encoding RnfABCDGE type electron transport complex subunit B, protein MNISAILLAMVVVGGTGLLIAILLGIASEKFKVPVDEKEVAIRAELPGNNCGGCGYAGCDGLAKAIANGEAPVNGCPVGGAAAAEKISAIMGVEAGEFVKKVAFVKCAGTCEKASDKYQYSGVQSCIEAMNVPGAGPKGCEFGCMGFGSCAAVCPENAISIVNGIAHIDEEACVGCGKCAETCPKALIDLVPENKKTRVQCSSKEFGKNVMSVCKAGCIGCKACEKVCKLGAIKVENNIAQIDYDKCVGCGLCAGKCPKGIITGKKLVPKKPAPKKEA, encoded by the coding sequence ATGAATATATCAGCAATTTTACTTGCCATGGTTGTTGTCGGAGGAACCGGTCTGCTTATCGCAATCTTACTGGGAATTGCCTCAGAGAAATTTAAAGTTCCTGTAGACGAGAAGGAAGTAGCCATCCGTGCAGAACTTCCAGGAAATAACTGTGGTGGTTGTGGATACGCAGGTTGTGATGGACTTGCAAAAGCAATCGCAAATGGAGAAGCACCAGTGAACGGCTGTCCAGTTGGTGGAGCAGCTGCAGCTGAGAAGATCAGTGCGATCATGGGTGTAGAAGCAGGAGAATTCGTGAAGAAAGTCGCATTCGTAAAATGTGCCGGAACTTGCGAAAAAGCATCTGACAAATACCAGTACTCAGGAGTTCAGAGCTGTATCGAAGCGATGAACGTACCAGGTGCAGGACCAAAAGGATGCGAATTTGGATGTATGGGATTTGGAAGCTGTGCAGCAGTATGTCCAGAAAATGCGATCTCTATCGTGAACGGAATCGCTCACATCGATGAAGAAGCATGTGTAGGATGTGGAAAATGTGCAGAAACATGTCCAAAAGCATTGATCGACCTTGTACCAGAAAACAAGAAAACAAGAGTACAGTGCAGCTCTAAAGAATTCGGTAAAAACGTTATGTCTGTATGTAAAGCAGGATGTATCGGATGTAAAGCATGCGAAAAAGTATGTAAACTTGGAGCGATCAAAGTTGAAAACAACATCGCACAGATCGATTACGATAAATGTGTAGGTTGTGGATTATGTGCAGGTAAATGTCCAAAAGGAATCATTACAGGAAAGAAATTAGTTCCTAAGAAACCAGCACCAAAGAAAGAAGCTTAA
- the rsxA gene encoding electron transport complex subunit RsxA → MKSLLLIAIGSALVNNVVLSQFLGLCPFLGVSKKVETAAGMGAAVLFVITIASAVTNLIYTFLLVPTDLTYLNTIVFILVIAALVQFVEMVLKKSMPALYESLGVFLPLITTNCAVLGTALTNVQNDYSFIASVVNGIGISLGFLIAIVILAGIREKMEYNNIPESFKGMPITLLTAGLMAIAFFGFSGLI, encoded by the coding sequence ATGAAAAGTTTACTGTTAATTGCCATCGGTTCAGCGCTGGTAAATAACGTCGTATTAAGCCAGTTCCTTGGTTTATGTCCTTTCCTTGGAGTTTCTAAGAAAGTTGAGACAGCAGCCGGAATGGGTGCAGCCGTTCTCTTCGTTATTACTATCGCATCAGCAGTTACAAATTTAATTTATACATTTTTATTAGTACCAACAGATTTAACATACTTAAATACGATCGTATTTATCCTGGTAATCGCAGCATTAGTACAGTTCGTAGAAATGGTATTAAAGAAATCTATGCCAGCATTATATGAATCTCTGGGAGTATTCCTTCCACTGATCACAACAAACTGTGCAGTTCTTGGTACAGCATTAACAAACGTACAGAACGACTATAGTTTCATCGCCAGCGTAGTCAATGGTATCGGTATCTCTTTAGGATTCCTAATTGCTATCGTTATCCTTGCTGGTATCCGTGAAAAGATGGAATACAACAACATCCCAGAATCTTTCAAAGGAATGCCTATCACACTGTTAACAGCAGGATTAATGGCAATCGCATTCTTCGGATTCTCAGGACTTATTTAG